The segment TACTACTGGACCCTGGTCGACAACTACGAGTGGGGCAGCTATGAGCCGCGCTTCGGCCTCTACGGCGTGGACTACGCCAACGGCGCGCAACGGATGGAGACCGACGCCGCGGGCGTGGATGCGGGACGTGCCTATACCGAGCTGATCGAGGCGCTGCAAAGCGGCGGGCGCGAGGCGGTGCAGGTCTTTGCACGCCGATCCGGACTTTAGCCGCCGGCCGCTGGCCCTCGATATTGCGCTGTACCTGGCGCGGCTGGGCCTGACGCTCTATCTGCTGCGGCTGGCCGCCACAGCGGCTTTTCCTCACGATGGCGGCTAGACTGGACATCTGCTGCGGATCGGGCTGACCGCTGAGCTCGACGTGCTGCGCCTGCTGTTCTTCTCGTCCTACTACGGCCTGCGGCTGCTGCGCAGCGTGATCGCGCCGCCGTTCGTCACTGACATTGTGATTGATCCCGTGCGAGGCCGGGCCTATCTCGCGGCGCGCGAGCACGGCCTGTGGCGGCTGGACCTAAAGCGCTTGCGCGAACGTCCGCAAAGCGCGCCGGACCCGTTCTATAAGCTGCTTAATCTGCTGAGCAATCGCGCCCAGCGCCTGCTGGGCTGGCCCTCGCGCATTCCCGACGAGCTGCTGCCCCAGCCGCGGATCGAGCTTGGGGCCGATTGCCCGGGTTGATTACTTCCCGCGCCACTGCTCCATAAGATCGGGATTGGCCTTGCCATAGGTCTCGATGAATGCCTGGATTAAATCGTTCAGCGGCAGGTCGTGATAGCGGCCAATGTCGCGCACGTACTCGATGTGCGGCCTGCCATCGAGGGTCGTGGAGTGGAACACTGCATCGCAGCTGCCGTCGAACTCCACCGGGCGGAATCCATGGCGCTGGCACATCGCACTATCGAACGCCGGCGTGGCCTTGACCCAACGCCCCTCGAGGTACAGCTCGCAGTAGCCGTGGTAGGTGAACAGGTTGGTCCCCATCAGTTCCAGCAGGTCGCCGGGCACGCAGTGGTTGAGCAGGTCCGCGAAGCACAGCCGGGTCGGGATTTTCGCGGCGCGGCAAAGCGCGGCGAGCAGCACGGCCTTCTGCACGCAGTAGCCCGAGCCGCGTTGCAGCGTGGCGCTCGCCGCATACTCCTCGGCGCAGAACATCGGAGCGAACGGGTTGTAGCGAATCGCGTCGCGCGCAAAGTAAAAAAGCCGCACTCCGCGCTCGCGTTCCGAATCAACGCCCTGGATCAGTTCCAGGGCCTTGTCGCGCACCAGCGGCGAATCGCTGTCCACGCTGGGTGTGGGACGCAGGAAAAGCTCGAGTTCACAAAGACGATCGTTCATTGCAAATACCCCAGGGAACGCAGGCGCTCGAGCAGCTCGGGCGTCATCTGCGGCGAGTCCAGAGTGATTTCGGCCAGGCTGATCGGGTCGCGCTGCGGCGGCGAGGTCTCGTAGGTCGCAACAAAGCGCACCGGATCAACGGCCAGCGCCGCGGGCTCGAACGCCTTGCTCAGCACGCGTCCGTCGAGGTCTTGGCCCACGGGCAGGCCCAGCAGGTAGAGCACCGTGGGCGTTACGTCCACCAGGCGTGCGCCCTGGATTCGCGCTCCGGGTTTGACCTTGGGGCCGACGATCAGCATTACGCCGTCGTCCCCGGGGTTGTGATGAGCGCAGGTGAATTCCAGTGCCACAGCGTCGCGCTGTTGCGGGGTCTGCAAGCGGCATGCAGCGCTCAACGTCGCATCGACCGCTGGCCGCACCAGCAGGCCGCGGTCCTCCACGTTTTGGAATTCGAGCAGCGCGGATTGCTCTCCCAGGGCCGATTGCAGGTCCGTGCGCACGGCATCGATCCAGCCGGGTGCGGTTCTGCCCGCAGGCTCGATCAGCAACTGCTCGCGCACCAGCCAAGTGGTCTCGGGCCCCTCGCGCCATTTGAAGTGCGCCA is part of the Candidatus Alcyoniella australis genome and harbors:
- a CDS encoding transglutaminase family protein, with translation MNDRLCELELFLRPTPSVDSDSPLVRDKALELIQGVDSERERGVRLFYFARDAIRYNPFAPMFCAEEYAASATLQRGSGYCVQKAVLLAALCRAAKIPTRLCFADLLNHCVPGDLLELMGTNLFTYHGYCELYLEGRWVKATPAFDSAMCQRHGFRPVEFDGSCDAVFHSTTLDGRPHIEYVRDIGRYHDLPLNDLIQAFIETYGKANPDLMEQWRGK